In a single window of the Candidatus Zymogenus saltonus genome:
- a CDS encoding aminotransferase class I/II-fold pyridoxal phosphate-dependent enzyme, which yields MDFHRIKRLPPYVFAEVDALKIEARRKGDDIIDLGMGNPDKATPPHIVEKLVEAAGNPKNHRYSSSRGIYKLRAAVAEKYRREYNVELDPEEEIIVTIGAKEGISHFVLSVVEPGSSVFVPNPTYPIHTYSVIIAGGDIRSIPLSPDRDFFTDLMTAMKLIWPKPVMMIISFPHNPTTRVVDKGFFEEVVSFAHENDVIVVHDFAYSDIVFDGYKAPSFLEVDGAKEVGIEFTSMSKSYNMPGWRVGFAAGNKKLVSALARMKSYLDYGVFQPIQVASIIALNEDQDCVEEVRANYKKRRDALIDGLSRAGWEIEPPKATMFVWAKIPDEFREMGSLEFSKLLLREAKVAVSPGVGFGAQGDDYVRFALVENTHRIKQAVKGIKNVL from the coding sequence ATGGATTTTCACAGGATAAAGAGGCTCCCCCCCTACGTCTTCGCCGAGGTGGACGCCCTGAAGATCGAGGCGAGGCGAAAGGGGGATGACATCATCGACCTCGGGATGGGAAACCCCGACAAGGCTACGCCCCCCCACATAGTGGAAAAGCTTGTGGAGGCGGCCGGCAATCCGAAGAACCACCGCTACAGCTCTTCTCGGGGGATCTACAAGCTGAGGGCGGCCGTGGCGGAGAAATACAGGCGGGAGTACAACGTAGAGCTTGACCCTGAGGAGGAGATCATCGTGACCATAGGGGCAAAGGAGGGCATCTCCCATTTCGTCCTCTCGGTCGTGGAGCCGGGAAGCTCCGTCTTCGTCCCGAATCCAACATACCCCATTCACACCTATTCGGTGATAATCGCCGGCGGTGATATAAGGAGCATCCCCTTGAGTCCCGACAGGGACTTCTTTACGGATCTTATGACGGCGATGAAGCTGATATGGCCAAAGCCGGTGATGATGATCATCTCATTTCCCCATAATCCGACGACCAGAGTTGTGGACAAGGGCTTCTTCGAGGAGGTGGTGAGCTTCGCCCACGAAAACGACGTCATAGTCGTTCACGATTTCGCCTACTCGGATATCGTGTTCGACGGCTACAAAGCGCCGAGCTTTCTCGAAGTGGACGGGGCAAAGGAGGTGGGAATAGAATTCACGTCGATGTCCAAGAGCTACAACATGCCCGGGTGGCGGGTTGGCTTCGCCGCCGGAAATAAAAAACTTGTCTCCGCCTTGGCGAGGATGAAGAGCTACCTCGACTACGGCGTATTCCAGCCTATTCAGGTCGCTTCGATAATAGCCTTAAACGAGGATCAGGATTGCGTGGAGGAGGTAAGGGCCAACTATAAAAAGAGGAGGGACGCCCTCATAGACGGCCTCTCGAGGGCAGGCTGGGAGATAGAGCCGCCCAAGGCCACAATGTTCGTCTGGGCGAAGATCCCCGACGAGTTCAGAGAGATGGGATCTCTGGAGTTCTCCAAGCTCCTCCTGAGGGAGGCGAAGGTGGCCGTAT
- a CDS encoding B12-binding domain-containing radical SAM protein yields MKMTMIFPDFEGLPLKYRAFIAPLGLITLAANTPEGYDIEFIDERLEPVPDDLEADMVVISAMTPQAERAYELADGFRSRGIKVVLGGAHPSLLPGEAMEHADAVLVGEAEGLWEGLIKDLEEGRSKGFYICEHKPDLTGLPRPRYDLLKEENYLPIRSIQITRGCPLNCEFCAVPKNFGRKYRIRSMEEVVSDLEALPSHVYFVDDNILIKKRNFTELFKRMSKMDKKWTGMAPLHIASDKDYVDLIRRSGCWSMYVDIGPSVSFGLKRDISSYKSTVERSMEHIKRLQDAGIKVMGSFIFGFDHDDESIFERTLGFIERSGLVEPEFLILTPYPGTPLHDKLTAKGRIIDRGWSRYNTTHAVFTPEKMTPEELEEGVRSLWEEFYERKNIVEESLGARDEVESLHRRLLKMIPNLFRHKSHDLVVRGISEMEDIEKGIKLVDITADDLIAIWLKANPPVIRRIVSDTIRELGYGRQLED; encoded by the coding sequence ATGAAGATGACGATGATATTTCCCGATTTCGAGGGGCTCCCCTTGAAGTATCGGGCCTTCATAGCTCCGCTGGGGTTAATAACTCTGGCGGCTAACACCCCCGAAGGATATGACATCGAGTTTATAGACGAGCGTCTGGAGCCCGTTCCGGATGACCTCGAGGCCGATATGGTCGTCATCTCCGCGATGACCCCGCAGGCCGAGAGGGCCTATGAGCTGGCCGACGGTTTTCGGTCGAGGGGGATCAAGGTCGTGCTCGGCGGCGCCCACCCCTCCCTCCTCCCCGGGGAGGCGATGGAGCACGCGGATGCGGTGCTCGTGGGAGAGGCTGAGGGGCTGTGGGAGGGGCTTATCAAGGATCTCGAGGAGGGGCGGTCGAAGGGATTCTACATATGCGAGCACAAGCCTGACCTGACGGGGCTTCCACGTCCCCGGTACGACCTCCTGAAGGAGGAGAACTACCTTCCGATCCGTTCGATACAGATAACGCGGGGATGCCCTCTGAACTGCGAGTTCTGCGCGGTCCCGAAGAACTTCGGCAGGAAATACAGAATCCGCTCCATGGAAGAGGTGGTATCGGACCTCGAGGCGCTCCCCTCCCACGTCTATTTTGTCGACGACAACATCCTGATAAAGAAGAGAAATTTCACCGAGCTCTTCAAAAGGATGTCGAAAATGGACAAGAAATGGACGGGGATGGCCCCCCTTCACATAGCGTCGGACAAGGACTACGTCGACCTGATAAGGAGGTCAGGCTGTTGGTCGATGTACGTCGACATAGGACCCTCCGTCTCCTTCGGACTGAAGAGGGATATATCCTCGTATAAAAGCACGGTCGAGAGATCGATGGAGCATATCAAAAGGCTTCAGGATGCCGGCATCAAGGTAATGGGGTCGTTCATATTCGGCTTTGATCACGACGACGAGTCGATCTTTGAGAGGACACTTGGATTCATCGAGAGGAGCGGCCTGGTGGAGCCGGAGTTTCTCATATTGACCCCTTACCCCGGGACCCCCCTCCATGATAAGCTTACGGCTAAGGGGAGGATAATAGACCGCGGCTGGTCCCGCTACAACACCACCCACGCCGTCTTTACCCCCGAGAAGATGACCCCCGAGGAATTGGAGGAGGGGGTGAGGTCTCTGTGGGAGGAGTTTTACGAGAGGAAGAATATAGTTGAGGAGAGCCTGGGAGCGAGGGATGAAGTTGAGTCGCTCCATAGGAGGCTTCTGAAGATGATCCCAAACCTCTTCAGACACAAGTCCCACGACCTGGTGGTCAGGGGAATATCCGAGATGGAGGATATTGAAAAGGGGATTAAGCTTGTCGATATTACGGCCGATGATCTGATCGCGATCTGGCTTAAGGCGAATCCCCCCGTGATAAGGAGAATCGTCTCGGATACCATAAGGGAGCTGGGATACGGCCGCCAGCTTGAGGATTGA
- a CDS encoding lysophospholipid acyltransferase family protein, producing the protein MEDERERSSEQSRFFWWYHNSIIVRFLLSITPWFMATFPRWVPHVIRYLFALFYFIVGGRFRRAVEGNLRVALKDSASSWEIKKLTWRVFLNVTKSFVDLFYTASIPDERKNEIVERPIGWENVNRALDAGKGAIFVTGHIGNWEVGGIALAESKKKVHMVYIPDRFEAFERFRGKTRSTKNVESIPMGGTYEISLKLIRLLREGEIVAMKGDRVILGEGITIKFFGRDTEFPLGPSLISHISGAPIVPTFVVLNGEGKYQPIVCEPIFPEKSGNRKLDIERNVKKVAEVVEKFIREYPDQWYMFYPFWKGGS; encoded by the coding sequence ATGGAAGACGAGAGAGAAAGAAGCTCGGAGCAGTCCAGGTTTTTTTGGTGGTACCACAATTCTATAATAGTGAGGTTCCTCCTTTCGATTACACCCTGGTTCATGGCGACCTTTCCGAGGTGGGTTCCCCACGTTATCCGTTACCTTTTCGCCCTTTTCTATTTCATCGTTGGGGGGAGGTTTAGAAGGGCGGTCGAGGGAAACCTGAGAGTCGCACTAAAGGATTCCGCCTCAAGCTGGGAGATAAAAAAGCTCACGTGGAGGGTCTTTTTAAACGTGACGAAGTCTTTCGTGGATCTCTTTTACACCGCCTCAATCCCGGACGAGAGAAAGAACGAGATTGTGGAGCGGCCGATAGGCTGGGAGAATGTGAACAGGGCGCTTGATGCGGGGAAGGGGGCCATCTTCGTAACGGGGCATATCGGCAACTGGGAGGTGGGGGGGATTGCGCTTGCAGAATCGAAAAAGAAGGTCCATATGGTCTATATCCCGGACAGGTTTGAGGCCTTCGAGAGATTCAGGGGAAAGACGAGGTCTACAAAGAACGTTGAGAGCATACCCATGGGAGGCACTTACGAAATATCCTTGAAGTTGATTCGCCTCTTGAGAGAGGGGGAGATAGTGGCGATGAAGGGGGACAGGGTGATCCTCGGAGAGGGAATCACGATCAAGTTCTTCGGCAGGGACACCGAATTTCCCCTGGGGCCCTCTCTGATCTCCCACATCTCCGGTGCGCCCATAGTCCCGACCTTTGTAGTGCTGAACGGGGAGGGGAAATATCAGCCGATCGTGTGTGAGCCGATCTTCCCGGAAAAGAGCGGAAACAGAAAGCTGGACATCGAGAGGAACGTGAAAAAGGTGGCCGAGGTGGTAGAGAAATTTATCAGAGAGTACCCCGACCAGTGGTACATGTTCTATCCCTTCTGGAAAGGGGGGAGCTGA
- a CDS encoding response regulator, translating to MKSKILIVDDLRFFLDVQRSMLSQVDCDILTARSGIEALKIIKKSKPQLVLLDYEMPDLNGDKACEILKKDPRYKDIPIIITSSKAGKEAKLKCMGAGADCYLTKPVDQKELVEAVSKLLKVRSSLYYPRAAMRGEVYVKFNDEVDKYLSVDISVTGIFLESTDPLIPNDVVTLHFTIPMPKRDVRTQGRVSRILTIEDMENFGVFPGMAVEFLNLDLEDRRYIEQYIDNALKMRKHDLLDNNHNIHFI from the coding sequence ATGAAGAGTAAAATACTTATAGTAGACGACTTGAGGTTCTTCCTGGACGTTCAAAGATCGATGCTCTCCCAGGTGGACTGCGATATTTTAACGGCCCGATCCGGGATCGAGGCGTTGAAGATAATCAAGAAAAGCAAGCCCCAGCTTGTCCTTCTGGACTATGAGATGCCGGATCTCAACGGCGACAAGGCCTGCGAAATACTGAAGAAGGACCCCCGCTACAAAGATATCCCCATTATCATAACATCCAGCAAGGCCGGAAAGGAGGCGAAGCTCAAATGCATGGGGGCCGGGGCGGACTGCTACCTCACCAAGCCGGTGGACCAGAAGGAGCTCGTCGAGGCGGTCAGCAAGCTCCTCAAGGTCAGGAGCTCCCTCTACTACCCCAGGGCCGCCATGAGGGGGGAGGTCTACGTCAAGTTTAATGACGAGGTGGATAAATACCTCAGCGTGGATATCTCGGTGACAGGGATCTTCCTCGAATCGACAGATCCCCTAATCCCTAACGATGTCGTCACCCTCCACTTCACCATCCCGATGCCGAAGAGGGATGTTCGGACCCAGGGAAGAGTAAGCCGTATCCTGACGATAGAAGATATGGAAAATTTCGGGGTGTTCCCCGGAATGGCTGTGGAGTTTTTAAACCTTGACCTGGAGGACAGGAGATACATCGAGCAATACATCGATAACGCCCTCAAGATGAGGAAACACGACCTCTTGGACAACAATCACAACATCCACTTCATTTGA
- a CDS encoding TIGR00341 family protein codes for MKKPGDLKSTGKWSEEEREITGPEETGREKLPLYSRLMRYFGLDDGKKHREETPNADDHKNKGHHENHPDKEDETTLAEKITSQTKEVREIIDHVINPEERTLKNYLSVNFWKKKREEYKKIKEKEAEDFNVHRMLSEGATPTIEYYILTTLSAIIATAGLIQGSTAVIIGAMIVAPLMTPILAFSLGVIWGDLNLIRNSTVSILRGTVLAVLISAGIAFFTPISGYSAEILARTRPDLFDVIIAIASGTVGAYGNANRKVSNTLVGIAIAVALMPPLCTIGIGVGTLNLDITLGAMTLFLINLISISLSSAVIFWIMRIHPVFADVEMVKKRAIRQIIVSVVILTAITIPVSYFMWERYSDEKIKSRTNAYVEKELSNTTVYNMEIKKDDEGSVLYLTLKGGTLPKKYQIEDLKKTILGKHHKLSDIKIEFIITVNL; via the coding sequence TTGAAAAAGCCGGGAGACTTAAAATCAACGGGGAAGTGGAGCGAGGAAGAAAGGGAGATAACCGGGCCGGAGGAGACCGGCCGGGAGAAGCTCCCCCTCTATTCAAGGTTGATGAGATATTTCGGCCTCGACGATGGCAAAAAGCATAGAGAGGAAACACCGAATGCCGATGACCATAAAAACAAGGGTCATCACGAAAACCATCCCGACAAGGAAGACGAAACCACCCTGGCGGAAAAGATCACGTCCCAGACCAAAGAGGTCAGGGAGATAATAGACCACGTAATTAATCCGGAGGAGAGAACCCTAAAGAACTATCTCAGCGTCAACTTCTGGAAGAAGAAGCGTGAGGAGTACAAGAAGATAAAGGAGAAGGAGGCCGAGGATTTCAACGTCCATCGGATGCTCTCCGAAGGCGCCACGCCAACAATCGAGTACTACATCCTGACCACGCTGTCGGCGATAATAGCGACGGCGGGGCTGATTCAAGGCTCCACAGCAGTAATCATCGGGGCGATGATCGTGGCGCCCCTAATGACGCCCATCCTCGCCTTCTCCCTCGGCGTGATATGGGGCGACCTGAATCTCATCAGAAACTCAACGGTTTCGATCTTGAGGGGTACCGTGCTAGCCGTGCTCATCTCCGCCGGCATAGCGTTTTTTACACCGATTTCGGGGTACTCGGCGGAGATACTGGCCAGGACCCGCCCCGATCTCTTCGACGTTATTATAGCCATTGCCTCCGGAACGGTGGGCGCATACGGCAACGCCAACAGGAAGGTCAGCAATACCCTTGTGGGAATCGCGATTGCGGTGGCCCTCATGCCCCCGCTCTGCACCATCGGTATAGGGGTCGGGACGCTGAACCTGGACATAACCCTGGGGGCGATGACCCTGTTTCTTATAAACCTCATCTCCATATCTTTGTCCAGCGCTGTGATCTTCTGGATCATGAGAATCCATCCCGTCTTTGCGGACGTGGAAATGGTCAAGAAGCGCGCCATCCGTCAGATAATAGTCTCCGTTGTAATCCTGACCGCCATAACGATCCCTGTGAGTTATTTCATGTGGGAGCGCTATTCTGACGAGAAGATAAAGAGCCGGACGAACGCCTATGTGGAGAAAGAGCTTTCCAATACTACGGTTTACAATATGGAGATCAAGAAGGACGACGAAGGCAGCGTTTTGTACCTTACGCTCAAGGGGGGGACCCTCCCGAAGAAGTATCAAATAGAGGATCTAAAGAAGACGATACTCGGCAAGCACCACAAGCTGTCCGACATCAAGATAGAGTTTATCATTACCGTAAACCTGTAA
- a CDS encoding thiamine pyrophosphate-binding protein, whose protein sequence is MPEVHGGQLVVKALEEEGISYIFTLSGGHIDKIYDACIDSKIKVIDVRHEQAAAFMAMGWSIASDQLGVCLVTAGPGLANAVTGVMDAQCSHIPMLVIGGRSPRKENDLGALQDVDQMAIMRTVAKSTFLVNDVERIPEYIGVAFRHALSDRPGPVYLEIPVDILKERVDLDTIKFPRPNRAEYKPAGDPKAIDAAAKLLQEAKKPLIIGGGGVRWGNAGEALTKLVEKTNIPFILFNEGRGMVPDTHPMSLWDGGLMGLTFAAAQADVILVLGLRMTWLASYGAIYPNAKIIRVDISGDEVGKNVPHEVGIVGDVGMVTAAIAERIGKCDHSAWAKEAIDTGVAMMAEENKLKDSDASPIHPVRAVSDVYKTFGNKATYSVDGGDVSYFGAVHLKAGGPGQMLSNVGNLMGCLGSGIPLNLAGKLARPDRQAVVVTGDGSFGLNGMEIETSIRHNIPIIIVILNDQAWGMVKHGQELQYNRVVGTDLGPVRYDLMAQGLGAHAEYVTEAKEIIPALKRAQDSKKTAVVNIITDPTVTSPITYIFVAALNV, encoded by the coding sequence ATGCCTGAAGTACATGGAGGTCAGCTGGTTGTAAAGGCCCTCGAAGAGGAGGGGATAAGCTATATTTTTACGCTGTCGGGCGGGCACATAGATAAAATATACGATGCGTGTATCGACAGCAAGATCAAGGTCATCGACGTAAGGCACGAGCAGGCTGCGGCGTTTATGGCAATGGGATGGTCGATCGCGTCTGACCAGCTCGGCGTTTGCCTCGTCACCGCCGGGCCGGGCCTTGCCAACGCCGTAACGGGTGTCATGGATGCCCAATGCTCCCACATCCCTATGCTGGTTATTGGGGGAAGGAGCCCAAGGAAGGAGAACGATCTCGGGGCGCTCCAGGACGTAGACCAGATGGCGATCATGCGGACGGTGGCGAAGTCTACCTTCCTCGTAAACGACGTGGAGCGAATTCCCGAGTATATCGGGGTCGCCTTCAGGCACGCCCTGAGCGACCGCCCCGGGCCGGTCTATCTTGAAATCCCAGTCGATATTCTGAAGGAGAGGGTGGATCTGGATACGATCAAGTTTCCCCGCCCGAACAGGGCCGAATACAAACCGGCGGGCGACCCAAAGGCTATTGATGCAGCGGCAAAACTCCTTCAAGAAGCGAAAAAGCCGCTCATTATCGGGGGGGGAGGGGTAAGGTGGGGAAACGCCGGCGAGGCACTTACGAAGCTCGTCGAGAAGACGAATATCCCGTTTATCCTCTTCAACGAGGGGAGGGGGATGGTGCCGGATACCCACCCGATGAGTCTCTGGGACGGCGGGCTGATGGGCCTGACCTTTGCCGCCGCTCAGGCGGACGTCATACTCGTCCTTGGCCTAAGGATGACTTGGCTCGCCTCCTACGGGGCGATATATCCTAACGCGAAGATCATAAGGGTCGACATCTCGGGAGACGAGGTGGGGAAAAATGTCCCCCACGAGGTGGGGATTGTCGGTGACGTCGGAATGGTTACGGCGGCGATAGCTGAAAGAATCGGAAAGTGCGATCACTCCGCCTGGGCCAAGGAGGCGATCGATACAGGGGTCGCTATGATGGCGGAGGAAAACAAGCTGAAGGACTCCGACGCCTCCCCGATCCACCCGGTGAGGGCCGTGAGCGACGTCTACAAGACGTTCGGGAATAAGGCCACCTATTCCGTCGATGGGGGCGACGTTTCCTATTTCGGCGCCGTTCATCTGAAGGCGGGCGGCCCCGGGCAGATGCTTTCAAACGTGGGAAACCTCATGGGCTGCCTCGGAAGCGGAATCCCCCTGAACCTCGCGGGAAAGCTCGCGAGGCCGGACAGGCAGGCGGTTGTGGTCACAGGGGACGGCTCCTTCGGGCTTAACGGAATGGAGATCGAGACCTCTATTCGCCACAATATCCCGATAATCATCGTGATCTTGAACGACCAGGCCTGGGGGATGGTGAAGCACGGACAGGAGCTCCAGTACAACAGGGTCGTGGGGACAGACCTGGGGCCGGTACGCTACGACCTGATGGCCCAGGGTCTGGGCGCCCACGCAGAGTACGTCACGGAGGCAAAGGAGATTATTCCGGCCCTGAAGAGGGCTCAAGATTCAAAGAAGACGGCGGTGGTAAACATCATAACCGACCCGACGGTAACAAGCCCCATAACCTACATATTTGTGGCGGCGTTAAACGTGTAG
- a CDS encoding DUF2330 domain-containing protein: MKYYLKIEEVLYSPDKKVSKNTRIVILLFILLTLSLTIPISRASADRGSIAVTAEVDSSVFEPSQNAVIAWNGVEEILILTTDSHTSKSGKILEFIPLPAKPTAVEEAPEKTFERALRLIIKKAPRMDLGRGTKNGREVKGKVPGIEVVMETTIGPHDVTVVRVEDVDDFYRWLKNFFEKEGFSETPRQVTGFKSIVSSYIDRGINYFVFDLVDAKENPEAVKPLLYRFRTERLYYPLYISSRIAGDTKITLFLVTPGVPKEKSLPRGFSFENYVLSIPDQKETKRIVEKMVPISFPISLIERVFLSPPIATLISGFDTRAYFSVVYYEGPPRYLRYDFELSMEDFISSDFECAERSRAKREGFENSIPEGYKDIVLDHPSNRFKTGGSDDYTSSASIDGDPETPYTLNIGGSWWIDLGSETEIDAVEILAAVKVPDIDPSKNSLYLFGSDTGEFGGEEKRINTTYLESHTTPYSSDNPYHNAKRLRLNEKRFKARYIKITYPYSESTSPIYLFEVMVLLKKRID, from the coding sequence ATGAAATATTATTTAAAAATAGAGGAAGTTTTATATTCTCCTGACAAAAAAGTATCCAAAAATACAAGAATCGTTATACTCCTTTTTATATTATTGACCCTCTCCCTTACAATCCCCATTTCACGGGCCTCGGCCGACAGGGGGTCAATCGCGGTAACGGCGGAGGTGGATTCATCGGTCTTCGAGCCCTCCCAAAACGCCGTCATCGCCTGGAACGGTGTCGAGGAGATATTGATACTCACCACCGATTCTCACACGTCAAAAAGTGGAAAGATCTTGGAATTTATCCCCCTTCCGGCAAAACCCACGGCGGTCGAGGAGGCCCCCGAGAAGACCTTTGAGAGGGCTTTGAGACTCATAATAAAAAAGGCTCCCAGAATGGATTTGGGAAGGGGAACGAAAAACGGCAGGGAAGTCAAGGGTAAGGTCCCTGGTATCGAAGTGGTGATGGAGACGACCATCGGCCCCCACGACGTCACCGTGGTCAGGGTCGAAGACGTGGATGATTTCTACAGATGGTTAAAGAACTTTTTTGAAAAGGAGGGGTTTTCGGAAACACCAAGACAAGTGACCGGCTTCAAGTCAATAGTATCCTCCTACATTGACAGGGGAATCAATTATTTCGTCTTCGATCTGGTGGACGCAAAGGAGAATCCCGAGGCGGTAAAGCCGCTTCTCTATCGTTTCAGGACGGAGCGCCTCTACTATCCCCTCTATATTTCTTCAAGGATAGCAGGGGACACCAAGATAACCCTATTCCTCGTGACCCCCGGAGTTCCAAAGGAGAAGTCCCTTCCCCGCGGCTTCTCATTCGAGAACTACGTTCTCTCTATCCCGGATCAAAAGGAGACCAAAAGAATCGTGGAAAAGATGGTCCCCATCTCCTTTCCCATAAGCTTGATCGAGAGGGTTTTTCTCTCCCCCCCGATAGCGACCCTTATATCCGGCTTCGACACCAGGGCGTATTTTTCCGTAGTATACTACGAAGGCCCACCGAGGTATCTCAGGTACGATTTCGAGCTTTCCATGGAAGATTTCATTTCTTCAGATTTTGAATGCGCCGAGAGGTCGAGAGCCAAGAGAGAGGGCTTTGAAAATTCGATTCCTGAGGGGTATAAAGACATCGTTCTTGATCATCCGTCGAATCGATTCAAGACCGGCGGCTCGGACGATTACACCTCTTCGGCCTCCATAGACGGCGATCCTGAAACGCCCTATACGCTCAACATAGGCGGGTCCTGGTGGATAGACCTGGGCTCCGAGACGGAGATCGATGCCGTTGAAATCTTAGCGGCCGTAAAGGTCCCTGACATCGACCCCTCAAAAAACAGCCTCTACCTCTTCGGCTCCGATACTGGGGAGTTTGGAGGAGAAGAAAAACGGATTAATACTACCTACCTCGAGAGCCACACAACCCCCTATTCGTCCGACAATCCCTATCACAACGCAAAGAGGTTGAGGCTAAACGAAAAGCGGTTCAAGGCGCGCTATATAAAGATCACCTACCCCTATTCCGAATCCACAAGCCCGATTTATCTCTTCGAGGTCATGGTACTTTTAAAGAAGAGAATAGATTAA
- a CDS encoding PHP domain-containing protein, with protein sequence MKEKNGENIEINDDETYHEEYIHRWDLHVHTVIGSPCANYDSLQIPHYANLENLDGIVITDHNFGWAADNVTVQRYDKLLKSFKEHGVLALIGMEVTCGQNDILIYPEDITAFVDKLPGGLGRMDFDVGEVVETADKVGALSVLAHPHSCPGKNEVMFDAIERYNGIRGVFHNPYGIPEVAGSDAHFPWGVGKALTLFPEEIGEISDIVRLVKEGRCRPTRKVGLNG encoded by the coding sequence ATGAAAGAGAAAAACGGAGAAAATATCGAAATTAACGATGATGAGACTTACCATGAAGAATACATCCATCGCTGGGATCTACATGTTCATACGGTAATCGGCTCTCCCTGTGCTAACTACGACTCCCTTCAGATTCCCCATTATGCCAACTTGGAAAACCTCGACGGTATCGTGATTACAGACCACAACTTCGGCTGGGCGGCGGACAATGTCACGGTTCAGAGATACGACAAGCTGTTGAAATCGTTTAAGGAGCACGGCGTTCTGGCCTTGATCGGCATGGAGGTAACGTGCGGACAGAATGACATTTTGATCTACCCGGAAGATATAACCGCATTTGTGGATAAGCTGCCGGGGGGATTGGGGAGGATGGACTTCGATGTGGGGGAGGTCGTTGAGACCGCTGATAAAGTGGGGGCATTGTCGGTTCTCGCGCATCCCCACAGTTGCCCGGGAAAAAATGAAGTTATGTTTGATGCCATAGAGCGCTACAACGGAATCAGGGGCGTCTTCCACAATCCCTACGGGATACCGGAGGTGGCCGGAAGCGACGCCCACTTCCCCTGGGGAGTGGGCAAGGCCTTAACCCTGTTCCCTGAGGAGATAGGTGAGATCTCAGACATCGTAAGGCTTGTCAAGGAGGGCAGATGTCGACCGACGAGAAAGGTGGGGTTAAACGGCTGA
- a CDS encoding AAC(3) family N-acetyltransferase, which yields MMRKKEIGKEEIKEGLKTLGIGLGDKFLVHSSLKMMGWVNGGANAVIDALMSLVTSSGTIMMPAFTFPPVELFDPKSTPTTLGAIAETFRKHEDVVRSLHPSHSVAVWGKDSEKYADLHLDSTALGIGSPVHGLIEAHGDILLLGVGHWANSAIHVAEAIAKVPYLNIPYSEDYAKPLAVKTADGSIKEVPTKENPGCSINFVAAETPLRNAGLLKYQRVGDALFQRVDGKGLISLLKNILIKNPDALLCSWNLCPFCHRARAVISSTK from the coding sequence ATGATGCGCAAAAAGGAAATAGGAAAGGAGGAGATAAAAGAAGGGCTTAAGACCCTTGGTATTGGTCTCGGGGACAAATTTTTAGTTCACTCCAGTCTCAAGATGATGGGATGGGTTAATGGGGGCGCAAACGCTGTAATCGATGCCTTGATGTCGCTCGTAACGTCTTCCGGGACGATTATGATGCCGGCTTTTACTTTTCCTCCAGTAGAGCTTTTCGATCCCAAATCCACCCCCACTACCCTCGGGGCAATAGCCGAAACTTTTAGAAAACACGAAGATGTAGTAAGGAGCCTCCATCCATCTCACTCGGTGGCCGTATGGGGAAAAGACAGCGAAAAATACGCCGACCTCCATCTTGATTCCACGGCCTTGGGAATCGGCTCTCCCGTTCACGGATTGATAGAGGCTCATGGGGATATATTACTTCTGGGAGTGGGACACTGGGCGAATTCTGCTATTCACGTCGCCGAGGCGATAGCAAAAGTCCCATATCTCAATATCCCTTACAGTGAAGACTATGCAAAACCCCTGGCCGTAAAGACGGCCGATGGTTCGATAAAAGAGGTTCCGACCAAGGAAAATCCTGGATGCAGTATCAATTTCGTCGCGGCAGAAACCCCTTTAAGAAATGCCGGCCTTCTGAAGTATCAGCGAGTTGGTGATGCGCTTTTTCAGAGGGTCGACGGGAAAGGACTGATAAGCCTGTTGAAAAATATATTGATCAAAAATCCGGACGCTCTTCTTTGTTCTTGGAACTTATGCCCCTTTTGCCACAGGGCAAGGGCGGTAATTTCTTCAACAAAATGA